The DNA sequence AATATCAATATACGAATTACAAACACCGATAAACGGTTTATCCATATCTTCGTCTTTTACTCCAGCTGCGCGCAATAGACTTCTATGTGGCGCACGATCAATCCCCTTTTTAATCATATCACTTCTCATTTTTTATCTCTCTCCTAGCTTTACTTCTTATATATTTCTATTGTATTTATGTATAGCTTGTTTTCTTTTTCGAATTTTGCGACTTTTGTTTTCAAAAAAGTACGAATTCTTTAGAAAATATACACGAAAAGTTTTATTGTTTGGACTTTATAATACTCGCAATATCGTTGATGGTCAACCACTTTCACTAAAATTTTTCGACTATTTTGATTACATTTTTTCATGAATCCGCTTACATCCACATGGTATAAGGAAACCCGATATTCTGAGTGTATGCTGTTATATTTTTGTTAATTTTTCTAAAAATGTAATAGTTTTAGTGGAAGTTGAGAAATATAAGCAGGGTGATGAAAATGAAGATACTTCAATGGAAGAAAATTAAACTTCGAAACGTAAAATTGAAAATACCTGTGTTATCTTTCAACAATCAAAAAAGAGCAAAACTTGTGCCGGTATCCATTGAACCACACAAGTGCACAACCGAAAGTGAAAAAGCGTTATACGAGGCGTTACTAGAAAGAAATTTCTATGTAACCCCAAAGCACAAATGTGGAAAGTTTACAATTAACCTTGCATTAATTCCTTTTCAAGTCGCTTTAATTGAAGAAAGCCAAGCTCAAAAAACTAAGCTTGAAAAAACGTTACTAAAACAAGGTTGGGAAGTCATCTATTATCAAAATGAACAAATCACAAACAACCTATACGACGTACTCTCCCAAATCAACAACACCATCAACAAAAACAGATCCGTGTCTATATAACAGGGTTCACAAAAGGCGTATTTCCTTTTGTGAACCCTGTTTATTATGTGCGGAGCCGATGCTTCTTTTAGAGGGAAGAAGTGGTTTTCTTCTTCTCGCGCATCGTGCGGAGCCATCACCACAAAAGGCGTATTTCCTTTTGTGGTGGCTGTTTGCCGTGCGGAGGAGGTGCATCTTTTTAAAAAGAAGACGCGCTTTTCTTCTTCTCGCGCACCGTCCGAAGCCCGCTCACAAATAGTTGTGGTTCTAATGTATTTTATACCAATTGGTTGAGGTGGAGAAAGTTTTTCGGACTCACTTCACTTGCTTTCACCTCGGGCTGTCCGTATCCAGTTTGATAACAGCATTGGGTAGAAATCGCAAAACAAAAACAGAATAAAAAAAGCAACAGCCGAATAATTCGACTACTGCTTTGGTTATGTATAGCTATATGGCGTCCCAGGAGAGATTCGAACTCCCGACCGACGGCTTAGAAGGCCGTTGCTCTATCCTGCTGAGCTACTGGGACAAAAACTTTAATGTTGTCCGTCGTCATTTTAGAAAAATGGAGCGGGTGATGGGAATCGAACCCACTACATCAGCTTGGAAGGCTGAGGTTTTACCAGTAAACTACACCCGCACGTTCCTTAAATAACGAACATTTATTATCATAAATCATTTAAGGAACAATGTCAACATTTCATCAAAACTTTTTTCTTGCATAAATTTTCCTCATGTCTTTTACTTCATTACCACCACGTTCAAAGAAGCGTACAGTAATTTGTTCATCCACTTCACATATGCAGTATGTCTGTTCTTTTCGTCCTCTTGGAAGCCGTATACTTCCTGGATTAATATAGATAACCCCATTTTCTTCAAACGATGTTGCGACGTGAGAATGACCGAAACAAGCAACGGTAGCCCCTACCTCTTCTGCACGGTAACTTAATGGAACATGAGTCATTTTCACATTATATAAATGACCGTGTGTAATATAAAAGGTAACTCCACTGACAGTCTCAATGATATCCTCAGCAAAGTCGGCGTAATCACAATTCCCTTTTACAACCTTTATACCTTGTAATTCTGGTGATTTTTTTTCTAATTCTGAATCTCCACAGTGAAAAATGATATCAACGGAATCTTTATGACGTGAGATAATGTCAGCAATCTCCTTTTTCCACCCATGGCTATCACTTAAAACCAATGCTTTCATTCCTCACACCCCTACCCGAATATCATTTCCCATTGTTCATTCATTTTTTCTAGAGCTTTTGCTCGGTGACTAATCTTGTTTTTTTCTTCAGCACTCATTTGCGCCATTGTCTTTTGATGACTTGGGATGTACATGATAGGGTCATACCCAAATCCATTTTCCCCGATCGGTTCCTTCGTTATGACTCCACTACATGTTCCTTCAAAAACTTTCGATTGCCCATTAGGAGATGCGATGGCAATCGCACAGTGAAAATGAGCCGTTCTATCTTCATTCTTAACCTGTCCTAATTTATCTAGCACTTTTTTTACGTTTTCATTATCGTCCTTTGCCTCACCAGCATATCTCGCGGAATACACCCCCGGTTCTCCACCCAAGGCATCTACTGATAAACCCGAATCATCGGCAATGGCAGGTTTTTGAAAGAGCTCAGCCATTGCTTTTGCTTTAATTAACGCATTTTCAGCAAAAGTTACTCCTGTCTCTTCAATTTCTGGTATTTTTGGATAATCAAATAATGAAAGCACTCGAAAGCCTTTTGGTTGTAAAATGGCTTCAAATTCTTTGACTTTCCCTTTGTTTTTAGTAGCAACAAGCAAATCTTGCATTACTGGTCAGCTCTCTTTTTTTCTAATTTTTCTACTGTAGATTGTCCCAATACTTGCTTTTGGATCGATATCAACTCTTGAATACCACCTTCAGCCAAAGTAAGTAACGTATCTAATTGTGCTCTTGAAAAAGTCGCTTCTTCACCTGTCCCTTGAAGCTCAACGAACTCTCCACTGCCTGTCATCACAACATTCATATCGACGTCAGCTCTTGCATCCTCTATGTAACACAAATCCAGAACTTCACCCAGTTTTGGATCCACTCCTACCGATACAGCAGCTAAGTAATCGCGGACTGGTAGTACTTTTAAAATTTTTCTTTCTATGTATTTCTCTAAAGCCATAACCATGGCAACATAAGCTCCTGTAATTGAGGCTGTTCGAGTTCCACCATCCGCTTGGATGACATCACAATCTATCCAAACTGTACGCTCACCTAGTTTCTCTAAATCAATGACGGTACGAAGCGCCCGACCAATTAATCGTTGAATTTCCATTGTACGGCCACTTACTTTTCCTTTTGAGGATTCTCTTATGTTTCGTTGCTCTGTTGCTCGTGGTAGCATCGAATATTCAGCTGCAATCCACCCTTTTCCTTGGTTACGCATAAATGGTGGGACTCTTTCTTCAATGCTAGCTGTACAAATGACTTTCGTGTTCCCTACTGATATTAAAACGGATCCTTCGGGATGCACTAAATAATTAGGGATGATTTCAATTGGTCTTAATTCATTCGCTGCTCTATTGTCTACTCTCATTGTTTCCTCCTATGACATAGTTCAATTGTTGTTTCTAGTTTCATGATGGCAGAAAAAAGGCAGCTTTATGCTGCCTTTTCAAATTATATCAAATCATTCTAGGATATCCTAAAGTTGAGTTGATTTTTTTAAAATTTTTCTGCATTGACCAAGTTCGGTCGGGATACCGGCTCAGCTAACGTTTCTCCAGAAGCTTTTAAGATTTCACTCATTCCGTCTACTTTAATAGAAACTTGCTCCACTCCATTTTGCTCCGTTAAAGAGAGCACAATCATATTTAAGACATCGTTTGAAATGGCAGTTCCTTCAAGTTGACTTAATATTGCTTCATTAAAATTAAGTGTGACAACCCCATTTTCATATAGAGGCTCATCAACCAATTCAACACCTTGTCTAAAATCAGTCAGTAGCTTTGTGTGAACGGATGGTCCATTTAATAGTTGTTGTACCACTTCTTTTACATTATCGTTTCCGTTATTCTCGACTCTTCTTGTAACTGGGACATAGTACTCGTTGTCCCCATTTTGAGCAAGGAAGTAAAGCGTTACTCCCTTACTATTAACGACGTCAACGACATCATTTGTCTCTAAGTTAATCCCGTTGGCCCGACTAAACCCTTCGACACCAATAGGCGTGTTGTTTACAGGCATTGTTTCTTGGTCATATCCATTAATTCTGATTTTTACGCTATTAACATTTTCAAATTGTGTAATCGTCCATGTAATGGCTTGAAGAATTTTCAACTCTTCTTCTGGTTGATAGTTCGTAAATTCCTCTGAAAAATCAGCAATCGCAATTCCATCTTCATTTAGGTGTACATCAATTTCAGTTCCAGCAGGCAGAACAGCTCTAAAACCATTTGGTAGTAAGTTCGTAATTGGACCGTCAGCTACTAGATATTCTAGAGACTGACGAATAGCACCTTCTGTTCTTGGAAGTTCAAAAGTTTGTGGTACGACTAACCCATTTTCATCAATTAAATATAACTCTCTTGTTATCGTATCTGTTGTACCCTCTACCTCTGTTTCCACTTCGGTTTCAGTAGACTCCTCTTCAAAACCTAAGGAATCTCCTTCATCTACGTATGTGACGGGCGGAGCATCCATTTCTTTCATAACGTCTTCAGTCGTGGAGCATCCAGTAATAACAAGAGTGAAAAGCATTAGAATTGGCACCCCAGTTTTTAAATATTTGCGCATTCTTTTCCCTCCTAGATGGTTTGTACTAATATATATACGAGCTCCCACCAAAAATAGACCAAGGTTTTAGAAAAACTTAGGTTGGCTCCAGATTTACTTGATACAGGAAGGTTTTTTTGTAATTTCTCTTATAACAACTGAGAGCACCCCTCGGAGACAACCTTTAGTTTTTCTTATCTCTTTTCGC is a window from the Bacillus alkalicellulosilyticus genome containing:
- a CDS encoding XTP/dITP diphosphatase codes for the protein MQDLLVATKNKGKVKEFEAILQPKGFRVLSLFDYPKIPEIEETGVTFAENALIKAKAMAELFQKPAIADDSGLSVDALGGEPGVYSARYAGEAKDDNENVKKVLDKLGQVKNEDRTAHFHCAIAIASPNGQSKVFEGTCSGVITKEPIGENGFGYDPIMYIPSHQKTMAQMSAEEKNKISHRAKALEKMNEQWEMIFG
- the rph gene encoding ribonuclease PH: MRVDNRAANELRPIEIIPNYLVHPEGSVLISVGNTKVICTASIEERVPPFMRNQGKGWIAAEYSMLPRATEQRNIRESSKGKVSGRTMEIQRLIGRALRTVIDLEKLGERTVWIDCDVIQADGGTRTASITGAYVAMVMALEKYIERKILKVLPVRDYLAAVSVGVDPKLGEVLDLCYIEDARADVDMNVVMTGSGEFVELQGTGEEATFSRAQLDTLLTLAEGGIQELISIQKQVLGQSTVEKLEKKRADQ
- a CDS encoding GerMN domain-containing protein; protein product: MRKYLKTGVPILMLFTLVITGCSTTEDVMKEMDAPPVTYVDEGDSLGFEEESTETEVETEVEGTTDTITRELYLIDENGLVVPQTFELPRTEGAIRQSLEYLVADGPITNLLPNGFRAVLPAGTEIDVHLNEDGIAIADFSEEFTNYQPEEELKILQAITWTITQFENVNSVKIRINGYDQETMPVNNTPIGVEGFSRANGINLETNDVVDVVNSKGVTLYFLAQNGDNEYYVPVTRRVENNGNDNVKEVVQQLLNGPSVHTKLLTDFRQGVELVDEPLYENGVVTLNFNEAILSQLEGTAISNDVLNMIVLSLTEQNGVEQVSIKVDGMSEILKASGETLAEPVSRPNLVNAEKF
- a CDS encoding metallophosphoesterase family protein → MKALVLSDSHGWKKEIADIISRHKDSVDIIFHCGDSELEKKSPELQGIKVVKGNCDYADFAEDIIETVSGVTFYITHGHLYNVKMTHVPLSYRAEEVGATVACFGHSHVATSFEENGVIYINPGSIRLPRGRKEQTYCICEVDEQITVRFFERGGNEVKDMRKIYARKKF